In one Octopus sinensis unplaced genomic scaffold, ASM634580v1 Contig11875, whole genome shotgun sequence genomic region, the following are encoded:
- the LOC115229110 gene encoding probable chitinase 10 produces the protein MSGSRLMPEDIRKNLCTHLIYAFADIDPSTLQIIPIGQDDAHSSGLRTLYFVELNMYEQLLAIKISLNVKLLISLRIPQLNFMPFGASRFLILARNALDFMLRHNFDGIDIFGSTDGLEVVIKLAKVRLCGQ, from the coding sequence ATGTCCGGGAGTCGTTTGATGCCTGAGGACATTCGGAAGAATCTCTGTACTCACCTCATTTACGCATTTGCTGACATCGACCCGTCTACATTGCAGATAATTCCCATCGGACAAGACGACGCTCATTCCTCAGGTCTAAGAACACTTTATTTTGTAGAACTGAACATGTACGAGCAGCTGTTGGCTATCAAAATCTCCCTTAATGTCAAGTTGTTGATTTCTCTTCGCATCCCTCAGCTAAATTTCATGCCTTTTGGAGCTTCAAGGTTTTTGATTCTGGCTAGGAACGCCCTCGACTTTATGTTGCGACATAATTTTGACGGAATTGACATATTTGGTTCAACGGATGGTCTTGAAGTGGTTATTAAGTTAGCAAAAGTACGCCTTTGTGGTCAATGA
- the LOC115229111 gene encoding tigger transposable element-derived protein 6-like translates to MAIPKRPLHAACSRRRSVLNKERNRLKKSSRMSSDIILSFMKLTKTAQRTRLTDEHLSSLIKVGTTQIAQPDSKILNSTLTLYGRSKNWSHPISRQGPSFYYQRVGYYGRIVTNNTIEFKASRGWLEKFKLRNGIKLRKFHGDSGSVNHDEKSITDFNETMSLKIEQYGLDNVYNADETGVFYKAIPSKSVCTKSRPGIKLSKDRFSLLLCANCSGSDKRRPVMIGRFKSPRCFKNFNIGKYVTYTHSNKAWMNREIFNKWLSDFDCELAKKKRKILLVIDQCPSHQIIVTLNSIEILFLPSRTSSLLQPMDQGIIKCFKAEFTNLKINDIIEKVEAGENCQNAINGITLKTAATLTFFAWNKVTPTTIKNCFRHAQWIKCETITINSESKN, encoded by the exons ATGGCTATACCTAAACGTCCACTTCACGCTGCTTGTAGCCGAAGAAGATCCGTCCTgaacaaggagagaaatcgcCTCAAGAAGTCAAGCCGAATGTCTTCCGAcataattttatcatttatgAAATTGACAAAAACTGCTCAAAGAACAAGACTAACTGATGAACATTTATCCTCTTTAATAAAAGTCGGAACTACACAAATAGCTCAGCCTGACTCAAAAATT CTAAATTCAACATTGACACTCTACGGGAGGAGTAAGAACTGGAGTCATCCAATTAGTCGGCAAGGTCCCTCCTTTTATTATCAAAGAGTTGGTTACTACGGCAGAATAGTTACTAACAATACGATAG AATTTAAAGCAAGTCGTGGGTGGCTAGAAAAGTTTAAATTACGAAATGGTATCAAGTTAAGAAAATTTCACGGAGACAGTGGATCAGTAAATCATGATGAAAAATCTATTactgattttaatgaaacaatgaGTTTAAAAATTGAACAATATGGATTGGACAATGTTTATAATGCAGATGAAACTGGTGTTTTTTACAAGGCGATTCCTTCCAAAAGTGTGTGCACTAAATCACGGCCTGGAATAAAGTTGTCGAAGGATCGATTTTCGTTACTATTATGTGCAAATTGTTCTGGTTCCGATAAAAGAAGGCCTGTAATGATAGGAAGATTCAAAAGTCCAAggtgttttaaaaatttcaacattggaaaatatgttaccTACACCCATTCCAATAAGGCATGGATGAACCGTGAAATTTTTAACAAGTGGCTCAGTGATTTTGATTGTGaacttgcgaagaaaaaaagaaaaattctacttgTAATAGATCAATGTCCATCTCATCAAATTATTGTCACGTTAAACTCaattgaaattctttttttgCCTTCTAGAACATCTTCGCTCTTACAACCAATGGATCAAGGAATTATAAAATGCTTTAAAGCCGAATTtaccaatttgaaaataaatgatataatcgAAAAGGTTGAGGCAGGGGAAAATTGTCAGAATGCAATTAATGGAATCACCCTTAAAACTGCTGCGACATTAACATTCTTCGCTTGGAATAAAGTTACTCCTACGACCATCAAAAATTGTTTCCGTCATGCACAATGGATAAAATGTGAAACAATCACAATCAACAGTGAATCTAAGAActaa